A DNA window from Actinomadura coerulea contains the following coding sequences:
- a CDS encoding TetR/AcrR family transcriptional regulator, translated as MKEAGRERILRAALELFGRDGVAGTTLSGLRAASGVSVGSFYHHFSGKEQVAEALFVESIGMYQDAFLAELKAHGGAREAVTSVVAFHVRWCGEHPDRARFMFTERPAGSAGLAERNGVFFREVRSWWRVQARHGVLLDVDAVTAFVLWLGPAQELCRLWLNGQCPEPDGGQVELLSEAAWRSVGGPHGD; from the coding sequence ATGAAGGAGGCCGGACGGGAGCGGATCCTGCGGGCGGCGCTGGAGCTGTTCGGGCGCGACGGGGTCGCCGGGACGACGCTGAGCGGGCTCAGGGCGGCGAGCGGGGTGAGCGTGGGCAGCTTCTACCACCACTTCTCCGGCAAGGAGCAGGTGGCGGAGGCGCTGTTCGTCGAGAGCATCGGGATGTACCAGGACGCCTTCCTCGCCGAGCTGAAGGCCCACGGCGGCGCGCGGGAGGCGGTGACGTCCGTCGTGGCCTTCCACGTGCGGTGGTGCGGGGAGCACCCAGACAGGGCCCGGTTCATGTTCACGGAACGTCCCGCCGGGAGCGCGGGGCTCGCCGAGCGCAACGGCGTGTTCTTCCGCGAGGTGCGCAGCTGGTGGCGCGTCCAGGCGCGGCACGGCGTGCTGCTCGACGTGGACGCGGTGACGGCGTTCGTCCTGTGGCTCGGGCCCGCCCAGGAGCTGTGCCGGCTGTGGTTGAACGGCCAGTGCCCCGAACCGGACGGCGGGCAGGTCGAATTGCTGAGCGAGGCCGCATGGCGGTCGGTGGGAGGTCCCCATGGTGATTGA
- a CDS encoding histidine phosphatase family protein: MAVVNALRWLTLTRHGESTGNLAYQAVLGTDAEEVDIPERDADVPLSDTGRAQAAALGRWLEGLPEDERPTTVIASPYVRALDTARIALAETSFAAPRIKVDERIRDREQGVLQGLTPRGVRARFPGEADRLRHLGKFYHRPPGGESWADLALRLRSFYRDLEAGAPGGRALVVAHDAIIVMTRYLVEELTEQEVMRIEKEPVANASVTRWRHDGTGLTAVCYNDCAHLAATAVPPPTARR, encoded by the coding sequence ATGGCGGTCGTGAACGCGCTGCGATGGCTGACCCTGACCCGGCACGGAGAGAGCACCGGCAACCTCGCCTACCAGGCCGTCCTCGGCACCGACGCCGAGGAGGTCGACATCCCCGAGCGGGACGCCGACGTCCCGCTGTCGGACACCGGGCGGGCGCAGGCGGCGGCGCTCGGCCGCTGGCTGGAGGGCCTCCCCGAGGACGAGCGCCCCACCACGGTGATCGCCTCTCCCTACGTGCGCGCGCTCGACACCGCCAGAATCGCGCTCGCCGAGACGTCCTTCGCGGCGCCGCGCATCAAGGTGGACGAGCGGATCCGCGACCGCGAGCAGGGCGTCCTTCAGGGGCTCACCCCCCGCGGCGTCCGCGCGCGGTTCCCGGGCGAGGCCGACCGGCTGCGCCACCTCGGCAAGTTCTACCACCGGCCGCCCGGCGGCGAGTCGTGGGCCGACCTGGCGCTGCGGCTGCGCAGCTTCTACCGCGACCTGGAGGCCGGCGCCCCCGGCGGCCGCGCCCTGGTCGTCGCCCACGACGCGATCATCGTCATGACCCGCTACCTGGTGGAGGAGCTGACCGAGCAGGAGGTCATGCGGATCGAGAAGGAGCCCGTCGCCAACGCCTCGGTCACCCGCTGGCGCCACGACGGGACCGGGCTCACGGCCGTCTGCTACAACGACTGCGCCCACCTCGCCGCGACCGCGGTGCCGCCTCCTACTGCTCGCCGCTGA
- a CDS encoding amidohydrolase family protein — protein MVIDAWMQHGTVRFLRHEMLDSLWRWTGQEPPEEEVPVGTTVAAMDAGGVDVGLISAWYGPEGALVSNDEVASFVRQAPGRLAGIASVDLRKPMEAVRELRRCVRELGFKGLRVVPWLWELPPTDRRFYPLFAECVELGVPFCTQVGHTGPLRPSETGRPIPYVDQVALDFPELVIVGGHIGYPWTEEMVAVCRKHPNVYIDTSAYTVRRYPPELVRYMTQDRHHKVMFGTNYPMLTAERALKGLDDLGLDEDAREAFLAGNAREVFRL, from the coding sequence ATGGTGATTGACGCGTGGATGCAGCACGGGACGGTGCGGTTCCTGCGGCACGAGATGCTCGACTCGCTCTGGAGGTGGACCGGGCAGGAGCCGCCGGAGGAGGAGGTCCCGGTCGGTACCACGGTCGCGGCGATGGACGCCGGGGGAGTGGACGTCGGCCTGATCAGCGCCTGGTACGGGCCGGAGGGCGCTCTCGTGAGCAACGACGAGGTCGCGTCGTTCGTCCGGCAGGCCCCCGGCCGGCTCGCCGGCATCGCCTCGGTCGACCTGCGCAAGCCGATGGAGGCCGTGCGGGAACTGAGGCGGTGCGTGCGCGAACTGGGCTTCAAGGGGCTGCGCGTGGTGCCCTGGCTGTGGGAGCTGCCGCCCACCGACCGGCGGTTCTACCCCCTGTTCGCCGAATGCGTGGAGCTCGGCGTGCCCTTCTGCACGCAGGTCGGCCACACGGGCCCGCTGCGCCCGAGTGAGACGGGCCGGCCCATCCCGTACGTCGACCAGGTGGCGCTCGACTTCCCCGAGCTCGTCATCGTGGGCGGCCACATCGGCTATCCGTGGACGGAGGAGATGGTCGCGGTGTGCCGGAAGCACCCGAACGTCTACATCGACACGTCCGCCTACACGGTCCGCCGGTACCCGCCGGAGCTCGTCCGGTACATGACCCAGGACCGGCACCACAAGGTCATGTTCGGCACCAACTACCCGATGCTGACCGCCGAGCGGGCGCTCAAGGGCCTGGACGACCTGGGGCTGGACGAGGACGCGCGGGAGGCGTTCCTCGCGGGCAACGCCCGCGAGGTCTTCCGTCTGTAA
- a CDS encoding GAF domain-containing protein, with amino-acid sequence MLERSRSSRRERGLIVVREPVTVRAPIAESWRRSRDADVDEGMEAAPLVFDRDSLAGARGAHPLEPHLPMLQALLRRVADEAEHLMVVTDAAGHVLWTQGPAFARRAAEAIGLTEGFLWSEDAVGTNGIGTALASGRPEYVYAAEHVAHVLHRWSCAGAPITDPDSGRVVGCIDVSATVQALHPATVALVAAAARLAEARLENEMLVRDQRLRERLLPHLRGLRGTGVLATATGRILAAPDGGLVGRRVAVPEPGGTVVLPDGRTAVAEPLGEAFLLRIPGARGRVDDSARTGRGLAARPAAAGAPLLTLALLGDGSHALLDGRRFDLTLRHAEILALLALHPRGLSGDRLSLCLYGDEGSAATVRPEIHRLRHQFGDVVRARPYRLGCAVDADFLAVRRMLDEGDVAGAVRLYGGELLPRSDAPAVRAERDELAVRVRRQVLDRGGADVLWTYAQTEPGRADLEALERLRGVLPPGDPRLAAVNSRSARLLSGEQ; translated from the coding sequence ATGCTCGAACGGAGCCGGAGTTCCCGCCGGGAGAGAGGGCTGATCGTGGTGCGCGAGCCGGTGACCGTCCGGGCGCCGATCGCCGAGTCGTGGCGGCGCTCCAGGGACGCCGACGTCGACGAGGGCATGGAGGCGGCGCCCCTGGTCTTCGACCGCGACTCCCTGGCCGGCGCCCGCGGCGCGCACCCCCTCGAACCGCACCTGCCGATGCTGCAGGCGCTGCTGCGGCGGGTCGCCGACGAGGCCGAGCACCTGATGGTGGTCACCGACGCCGCCGGGCACGTGCTGTGGACGCAGGGCCCGGCCTTCGCCCGCCGCGCCGCCGAGGCCATCGGCCTCACCGAGGGCTTCCTGTGGTCGGAGGACGCCGTCGGGACCAACGGCATCGGCACCGCGCTCGCCTCCGGCCGGCCCGAGTACGTGTACGCCGCCGAGCACGTCGCGCACGTCCTGCACCGCTGGTCGTGCGCCGGCGCTCCGATCACCGATCCCGACTCGGGGCGCGTGGTCGGCTGCATCGACGTCAGCGCGACGGTGCAGGCGCTGCACCCCGCGACCGTCGCGCTGGTCGCCGCCGCGGCGCGGCTGGCCGAGGCGCGGCTGGAGAACGAGATGCTGGTGCGCGACCAGCGGCTGCGCGAGCGGCTCCTGCCGCATCTGCGGGGGCTGCGCGGCACCGGCGTCCTCGCCACCGCCACCGGCCGCATCCTCGCCGCGCCGGACGGCGGGCTGGTCGGCCGGCGCGTCGCCGTCCCCGAGCCGGGGGGCACGGTCGTGCTGCCGGACGGCCGCACCGCCGTCGCCGAGCCGCTGGGCGAGGCGTTCCTGCTGCGGATCCCGGGGGCGCGCGGCCGGGTCGACGACAGCGCCCGGACCGGGCGCGGCCTGGCGGCCAGGCCCGCGGCCGCCGGGGCGCCGCTGCTGACGCTGGCGCTGCTGGGCGACGGGTCGCACGCGCTGCTGGACGGCCGGCGGTTCGACCTGACGCTGCGGCACGCCGAGATCCTCGCGCTGCTGGCGCTGCATCCGCGGGGCCTCAGCGGAGACCGGCTGTCGCTGTGCCTGTACGGCGACGAGGGCAGCGCGGCGACCGTCCGCCCCGAGATCCACCGGCTCCGCCACCAGTTCGGCGACGTCGTGCGCGCCCGCCCCTACCGGCTGGGCTGCGCGGTCGACGCCGACTTCCTCGCCGTCCGGCGGATGCTGGACGAGGGGGACGTCGCCGGCGCCGTGCGGCTGTACGGGGGCGAGCTGCTGCCGCGCTCGGACGCGCCCGCCGTCCGCGCGGAGCGCGACGAGCTGGCGGTGCGCGTCCGGCGGCAGGTGCTCGACCGGGGCGGCGCCGACGTGCTGTGGACCTACGCGCAGACCGAGCCGGGCCGCGCCGACCTCGAGGCGCTGGAGCGGCTGCGGGGCGTCCTGCCGCCGGGGGATCCGCGGCTGGCCGCCGTGAACTCGCGCAGCGCCCGGCTGCTCAGCGGCGAGCAGTAG
- a CDS encoding thiolase C-terminal domain-containing protein: MANRTFVVGVGMTKFEKPGSRDWEYPDMAKEAVGNALEDAGVGYDAVETAYAGSMYGSMGQRALYETGLTGIPVMTVMNACATGSSALFLARQAVRGGLADCALALGMEKMKKGSLGAGMGESKVTIIDHHLRSMTAGREWELDKAPMPQMFGNAGREHMEKYGSTPDHYAWIGWKNHKHSVNNPYAQFQTEYSLDDVKNATMIFDPLTKLQCSPTSDGAGAALVVSERFLDEHDLWDQAVEIAGHHIATDTQESFADHSSIQVVGFGVSQRAARKAMDEAQVSIDDVDVIELHDCFSANELITYEALGMAEVGEGHKLVDDEATTYGGRWVVNPSGGLISKGHPLGATGLAQCAELTWQLRGKAGARQVDGARVALQHNIGLGSACAVAVYKPATA, encoded by the coding sequence ATGGCCAACCGCACCTTCGTCGTCGGCGTGGGCATGACCAAGTTCGAGAAGCCCGGCTCCCGCGACTGGGAGTACCCCGACATGGCCAAGGAGGCCGTCGGCAACGCCCTGGAGGACGCGGGCGTCGGCTACGACGCCGTCGAGACGGCCTACGCCGGCTCGATGTACGGATCGATGGGCCAGCGCGCCCTCTACGAGACCGGCCTGACCGGCATCCCGGTCATGACCGTCATGAACGCGTGCGCGACCGGGTCGAGCGCGCTGTTCCTCGCCCGCCAGGCCGTCCGCGGCGGCCTCGCCGACTGCGCCCTCGCGCTCGGCATGGAGAAGATGAAGAAGGGCTCGCTCGGCGCCGGCATGGGCGAGTCCAAGGTCACCATCATCGACCACCACCTGCGCTCCATGACCGCGGGCCGCGAGTGGGAGCTGGACAAGGCGCCCATGCCGCAGATGTTCGGCAACGCCGGCCGCGAGCACATGGAGAAGTACGGCTCGACCCCCGACCACTACGCCTGGATCGGCTGGAAGAACCACAAGCACTCGGTCAACAACCCCTACGCGCAGTTCCAGACCGAGTACTCCCTCGACGACGTCAAGAACGCCACGATGATCTTCGACCCGCTGACCAAGCTGCAGTGCTCCCCCACCTCCGACGGCGCCGGCGCCGCGCTCGTCGTCAGCGAGCGGTTCCTGGACGAGCACGACCTGTGGGACCAGGCCGTCGAGATTGCCGGCCACCACATCGCGACCGACACGCAGGAGAGCTTCGCCGACCACTCCTCCATCCAGGTCGTCGGCTTCGGCGTCTCCCAGCGCGCCGCCCGGAAGGCGATGGACGAGGCCCAGGTCTCCATCGACGACGTCGACGTCATCGAACTGCACGACTGCTTCAGCGCCAACGAGCTCATCACCTACGAGGCGCTCGGCATGGCCGAGGTCGGCGAGGGCCACAAGCTCGTCGACGACGAGGCCACCACCTACGGCGGCAGGTGGGTCGTCAACCCCTCCGGCGGCCTCATCTCCAAGGGGCACCCCCTCGGCGCCACCGGCCTCGCCCAGTGCGCCGAGCTGACCTGGCAGCTGCGCGGCAAGGCCGGCGCCCGCCAGGTGGACGGCGCCCGCGTCGCCCTCCAGCACAACATCGGTCTCGGCAGCGCCTGCGCCGTCGCCGTGTACAAGCCCGCGACCGCCTGA
- a CDS encoding threonine aldolase family protein produces the protein MTQPSDTRPSAARGFASDNQASVHPEVLAALAEVNTGHQPAYGDDSVTARLREVVRRHFGEQAEVFPVFNGTGANVVSLQAMSERWSAVVCPESAHINTDECGASEKIAGLKLVTVPAPDGKLTPELVDRYATGFGNVQRREPAVVSITQSTELGTVYTARETAAVAAAAHERGLSVHMDGARIANAAASLGLPLRALTTDAGVDVLSFGGTKNGLLLGEAIVVLDPGAVRGLAYLRKSSMQLASKMRYVSAQLIALLDGDLWLRNAAHANAMARRLEAAARAVPGVEITQAVQANTVFALMPRDAAERLRKRFPFYTWDEASGEVRWVCSFDTTEEDVDAFAAALAEETAA, from the coding sequence ATGACTCAGCCGTCCGACACCCGTCCGTCCGCCGCGCGCGGTTTCGCCAGCGACAACCAGGCGAGCGTCCACCCGGAGGTCCTCGCGGCCCTGGCCGAGGTCAACACCGGGCACCAGCCCGCCTACGGCGACGACTCCGTCACCGCCCGGCTCCGCGAGGTCGTCCGGCGCCACTTCGGCGAGCAGGCCGAGGTGTTCCCGGTGTTCAACGGGACGGGCGCGAACGTGGTGTCGCTGCAGGCGATGTCGGAGCGGTGGAGCGCGGTGGTGTGCCCCGAGTCGGCCCACATCAACACCGACGAGTGCGGCGCGTCCGAGAAGATCGCGGGGCTGAAGCTCGTCACGGTGCCGGCGCCGGACGGCAAGCTCACCCCCGAACTGGTGGACCGGTACGCGACGGGCTTCGGCAACGTCCAGCGGCGGGAGCCGGCCGTCGTGTCGATCACCCAGAGCACCGAGCTCGGCACCGTCTACACCGCGCGGGAGACGGCGGCCGTGGCGGCGGCGGCGCACGAGCGCGGCCTGTCGGTCCACATGGACGGCGCCCGCATCGCCAACGCCGCCGCCTCTCTCGGCCTGCCGCTGCGCGCCCTCACCACCGACGCGGGCGTGGACGTGCTGTCGTTCGGCGGCACCAAGAACGGGCTGCTGCTCGGCGAGGCGATCGTGGTCCTCGATCCGGGCGCCGTACGGGGGCTGGCCTACCTGCGCAAGTCGAGCATGCAGCTGGCGTCCAAGATGCGGTACGTGTCGGCGCAGCTCATCGCGCTGCTGGACGGCGACCTGTGGCTGCGCAACGCCGCGCACGCCAACGCCATGGCCCGCCGCCTGGAGGCCGCCGCCCGCGCCGTCCCCGGCGTCGAGATCACCCAGGCGGTGCAGGCCAACACGGTGTTCGCGCTCATGCCGAGGGACGCGGCCGAGCGGCTGCGCAAGCGGTTCCCCTTCTACACCTGGGACGAGGCGAGCGGCGAGGTCCGCTGGGTCTGCTCCTTCGACACGACCGAGGAGGACGTGGACGCCTTCGCCGCCGCGCTCGCCGAGGAGACGGCGGCCTGA
- a CDS encoding lysylphosphatidylglycerol synthase transmembrane domain-containing protein: METITVGADPAAAAKLGLGADAATPSLVQRIHRARWGAAALLLTALTAAVLATAGPVRPALAAIGHMRWGFLPGLVLLSLLHYVCSAVALRGAAGRPLPLVRTTMTQLTASAANRVTPGGLGAAAVNTRYLVCRGLPLPRAAVAVAVLQVAGVPADLLLMGAVVGLGAVLAPGAGNDRMLDALGHHASRAAGLVPPLPLLVAGGVLLPAAVLWGRRAVRSTAARSAAAGLADLCRRPRDLAVTLAASAGTTLVLGVAFALSVLAVPGTAVGPAMAPALLAAYLVGAAAGSAVPTPGGVGSTEAALVAALAALGIAAGPALHAVLLFRAVTFWAPVPLGLLACRTLRR, encoded by the coding sequence GTGGAGACGATCACCGTCGGCGCGGATCCCGCGGCGGCCGCCAAGCTCGGCCTTGGCGCCGACGCCGCGACACCGTCCCTCGTCCAGCGGATCCACCGGGCCCGCTGGGGGGCCGCCGCGCTCCTGCTGACCGCCCTCACCGCCGCCGTCCTGGCGACCGCCGGCCCGGTACGGCCGGCCCTCGCCGCGATCGGCCACATGCGCTGGGGGTTCCTGCCCGGCCTGGTCCTGCTGTCCCTGCTGCACTACGTCTGCTCGGCGGTCGCGCTGCGCGGCGCGGCGGGCCGCCCGCTCCCCCTTGTCCGGACGACGATGACGCAGCTCACCGCGTCGGCCGCCAACCGCGTCACACCGGGCGGACTCGGCGCCGCGGCCGTCAACACCCGCTACCTCGTCTGCCGAGGGCTGCCGCTGCCCCGCGCCGCCGTCGCCGTGGCGGTCCTCCAGGTGGCCGGCGTCCCCGCCGACCTGCTGCTCATGGGCGCGGTCGTCGGCCTCGGCGCCGTCCTGGCCCCGGGAGCCGGGAACGACCGGATGCTGGACGCCCTCGGCCACCACGCCTCCCGGGCCGCCGGCCTCGTCCCGCCCCTCCCGCTGCTCGTCGCCGGCGGCGTCCTGCTCCCCGCCGCCGTACTGTGGGGCCGCCGCGCGGTCCGCTCCACCGCGGCCCGCAGCGCCGCGGCCGGACTCGCCGACCTGTGCCGCCGCCCGCGCGACCTCGCGGTCACCCTCGCCGCGTCCGCGGGGACCACGCTCGTCCTCGGCGTCGCGTTCGCCCTCAGCGTCCTCGCCGTCCCCGGGACGGCGGTGGGCCCCGCGATGGCGCCCGCGCTCCTCGCCGCCTACCTGGTGGGGGCCGCGGCGGGCTCGGCCGTCCCGACGCCCGGCGGCGTCGGCTCCACCGAGGCCGCCCTCGTCGCCGCGCTCGCCGCCCTCGGCATCGCCGCGGGCCCGGCCCTGCACGCCGTCCTGCTGTTCCGGGCGGTCACCTTCTGGGCCCCCGTCCCCCTGGGACTCCTGGCCTGCCGGACGCTCCGGCGGTGA
- a CDS encoding oxygenase MpaB family protein produces MPTPPPPPTVVAAAARGPARTAPRAPLGPGTLLWRHAADLRSLLPGAAAGLMQLMHPGIGAGVTEHSAFFDAPFDRIHRSVPQIWATILAPDGAARARTIRDLHRAIGGVDERARRYHALEPETFWWAHATFTWEIFKAAETFHPGTLTAEDHEQMYAETVTWYSRYGVSMRPVPADYAAFQSRFWHICARTLELTPAAARALEIAKHGSGTVTLLPVGGPRIDRAGRLVIERPLRLITFGCLPQVVRDRFDIPWSPLDQARFAALALANRQGYRMMPTGLNHWALRSMLRYIGAQTRENRYHPAA; encoded by the coding sequence ATGCCCACCCCTCCCCCGCCCCCCACGGTCGTCGCCGCCGCCGCGCGCGGGCCCGCCCGCACGGCGCCCCGCGCCCCGCTCGGCCCCGGCACGCTCCTCTGGCGGCACGCCGCCGACCTGCGCTCCCTGCTCCCCGGCGCCGCCGCCGGGCTGATGCAGCTCATGCACCCCGGCATCGGCGCCGGCGTCACCGAGCACTCCGCGTTCTTCGACGCCCCCTTCGACCGGATCCACCGGTCCGTCCCGCAGATCTGGGCGACGATCCTCGCCCCGGACGGCGCCGCCCGCGCCCGCACCATCCGCGACCTGCACCGCGCCATCGGCGGCGTGGACGAGCGCGCCCGCCGCTACCACGCCCTCGAACCCGAGACGTTCTGGTGGGCGCACGCCACGTTCACCTGGGAGATCTTCAAGGCCGCCGAGACCTTCCACCCCGGCACGCTCACCGCCGAGGACCACGAGCAGATGTACGCCGAGACCGTCACCTGGTACTCCCGCTACGGCGTCAGCATGCGGCCCGTCCCCGCCGACTACGCCGCCTTCCAGTCCAGGTTCTGGCACATCTGCGCCCGGACGCTCGAACTCACCCCCGCCGCCGCCCGCGCCCTGGAGATCGCCAAGCACGGCTCCGGCACCGTCACCCTGCTGCCCGTCGGCGGCCCCCGCATCGACCGCGCCGGACGCCTCGTCATCGAGCGCCCGCTCCGCCTGATCACCTTCGGCTGCCTGCCGCAGGTCGTCCGGGACCGCTTCGACATCCCGTGGTCCCCGCTCGACCAGGCCCGGTTCGCCGCGCTGGCCCTGGCCAACCGGCAGGGCTACCGCATGATGCCCACCGGCCTCAACCACTGGGCCCTGCGCAGCATGCTGCGCTACATCGGCGCCCAGACCCGCGAGAACCGCTACCACCCGGCCGCCTGA